The Streptomyces camelliae genome window below encodes:
- a CDS encoding NUDIX hydrolase codes for MDTEAPRTHTHKAYTDADGGRWCEVYLDTYRSPSGAETVQHRVRVGGGRTGVVVLARRGDDILLVRQWRPAIGRWAWELPRGFGETDPVSDALRELAEETGLVGSAAAAVAFLDVDSGMLENEVAVVEVSVPGDAPLRPGSSGDGEVAAARWWSPGEIATAIRAGELRDGFTLAALGASSAARGL; via the coding sequence ATGGACACTGAGGCGCCGCGCACGCACACCCACAAGGCCTACACCGACGCCGACGGCGGGCGGTGGTGCGAGGTCTACCTCGACACCTACCGCTCGCCGTCCGGCGCCGAGACCGTCCAGCACCGCGTCCGGGTGGGGGGCGGCCGTACGGGAGTCGTGGTGCTGGCACGGCGGGGTGACGACATTCTGCTCGTCCGCCAGTGGCGACCGGCCATCGGCCGGTGGGCCTGGGAACTGCCGCGCGGCTTCGGCGAGACGGATCCTGTCTCGGACGCGCTGCGCGAACTGGCCGAGGAGACGGGACTGGTGGGCTCCGCGGCGGCCGCGGTGGCGTTCCTGGACGTCGACTCCGGCATGCTGGAGAACGAGGTCGCCGTCGTCGAGGTCTCGGTTCCGGGCGACGCCCCGCTGCGCCCCGGCTCGTCCGGCGACGGCGAGGTCGCCGCGGCACGCTGGTGGAGTCCGGGCGAGATCGCGACGGCGATCCGCGCGGGAGAACTGCGGGACGGCTTCACCCTTGCCGCGCTCGGGGCATCCAGCGCGGCCCGCGGCCTCTGA
- a CDS encoding dolichyl-phosphate-mannose--protein mannosyltransferase, translating to MTSTASSMDLRQGQAPHDERPAWQQRLRRFGYVPAEDAPSGDVRDRLVPPYAEPSPRLWQALGVPPVLAERIVRWSGWGGPLLVTLMAGLMRFWNLGSPRAVIFDETYYAKDAWALVHRGFEVNWDKNANDLVLRTHGHLVIPTDASYVVHPPVGKYVIGLGEMVFGFNPFGWRFMTALLGTLSVLLLCRIGRRIFRSTFLGCLAGALMAVDGLHFVMSRTSLLDGVLMFFVVAAFGCLVLDRDRARARLAAALPVDRDGRARPDARVADTFRFGLRPWRWATGLMLGLAIGTKWNGLYILAAFCVMAVLWDVGARKTAGARHPYAAALKYDTGLALLTTVPVAIAVYLLSWLGWILSPADGTGGYFRNWAATDGKGGSWTFLPDWLRSLWHYEHEVYEFHVGLTSPHTYQSNPWSWIVLGRPVSYFYESPNPGVDGCPANAGQKCAREVLAIGTPLLWWAACFAILYVLWRWAFRRDWRAGAIACGIAAGYLPWFMYQERTIFLFYAVVFLPFLCLAVAMLIGAIIGPPGSSDIRRLAGASTAGVLVLLIAWNFIYFWPLYTGTAIPIDQWRARMWLDTWV from the coding sequence GTGACCAGTACCGCGTCCTCCATGGACCTCCGGCAGGGCCAGGCGCCGCACGACGAGCGGCCGGCGTGGCAGCAGCGGCTGCGCCGATTCGGGTACGTACCGGCCGAGGACGCGCCGTCGGGCGATGTACGGGACCGGCTGGTGCCCCCGTACGCCGAGCCGAGCCCGCGGCTGTGGCAGGCGCTCGGTGTGCCGCCGGTCCTCGCCGAGCGGATCGTGCGCTGGTCGGGCTGGGGCGGTCCGCTGCTGGTCACGCTGATGGCGGGCCTGATGCGGTTCTGGAACCTGGGCAGCCCGCGCGCGGTGATATTCGACGAGACGTACTACGCCAAGGACGCGTGGGCGCTCGTCCACCGCGGTTTCGAGGTCAACTGGGACAAGAACGCCAACGACCTGGTCCTGCGGACGCACGGCCATCTCGTCATCCCGACGGACGCGTCGTACGTCGTGCATCCGCCGGTCGGCAAGTACGTCATCGGGCTCGGCGAGATGGTCTTCGGGTTCAACCCGTTCGGCTGGCGGTTCATGACCGCGCTGCTGGGCACGCTGTCGGTGCTGCTGCTGTGCCGGATCGGGCGCCGGATCTTCCGCTCGACGTTCCTCGGCTGCCTGGCGGGCGCGCTGATGGCGGTGGACGGCCTGCACTTCGTGATGAGCCGGACGTCGCTGCTGGACGGCGTGCTGATGTTCTTCGTGGTGGCCGCGTTCGGCTGCCTGGTCCTCGACCGGGACCGGGCACGGGCGAGGCTGGCCGCGGCCCTGCCGGTGGACCGCGACGGGCGGGCGCGCCCGGACGCGCGCGTGGCCGACACGTTCCGCTTCGGCCTGCGCCCCTGGCGCTGGGCGACGGGGTTGATGCTGGGTCTGGCCATCGGCACCAAGTGGAACGGGCTGTACATCCTGGCCGCGTTCTGTGTGATGGCGGTTCTGTGGGACGTCGGCGCCCGGAAGACGGCCGGTGCCCGTCACCCGTATGCCGCAGCTCTCAAGTACGACACCGGCCTCGCCTTGCTTACGACCGTTCCGGTGGCCATCGCCGTCTACCTGCTGTCCTGGCTCGGCTGGATCCTCTCCCCGGCCGACGGCACGGGCGGCTACTTCCGCAACTGGGCGGCCACCGACGGCAAGGGCGGCAGCTGGACGTTCCTGCCGGACTGGCTGCGCAGCCTGTGGCACTACGAGCACGAGGTGTACGAGTTCCACGTCGGGCTGACGTCCCCGCACACCTACCAGTCCAACCCGTGGAGCTGGATCGTGCTGGGCCGCCCGGTGTCGTACTTCTACGAGTCCCCGAACCCCGGCGTGGACGGCTGCCCGGCGAACGCGGGCCAGAAGTGCGCCCGGGAGGTGCTGGCGATCGGCACACCGCTGCTGTGGTGGGCGGCCTGCTTCGCGATCCTGTACGTGCTGTGGCGCTGGGCGTTCCGCCGCGACTGGCGGGCCGGTGCGATCGCCTGCGGCATCGCGGCGGGCTACCTCCCCTGGTTCATGTACCAGGAGCGGACGATCTTCCTGTTCTACGCGGTCGTCTTCCTGCCGTTCCTGTGTCTGGCGGTGGCGATGCTGATCGGCGCGATCATCGGCCCACCGGGCTCCAGCGACATCCGCCGCCTGGCCGGCGCGTCGACGGCCGGCGTCCTGGTGCTGCTGATCGCCTGGAACTTCATCTACTTCTGGCCCCTGTACACGGGCACGGCGATCCCGATCGACCAGTGGCGGGCGCGGATGTGGCTGGACACCTGGGTGTAG
- the rsmI gene encoding 16S rRNA (cytidine(1402)-2'-O)-methyltransferase has translation MTGTLVLAGTPIGDIADAPPRLAEELAGADIVAAEDTRRLRRLTQALGVLPKGRVVSYFEGNESARTPELVEELLGGARVLLVTDAGMPSVSDPGYRLVAAAVEKDIRVTAVPGPSAVLTALALSGLPVDRFCFEGFLPRKAGERLSRLREVAGERRTLVYFEAPHRLDDTLAAMAEVFGTDRRAAVCRELTKTYEEVRRGPLDELARWAAEGVRGEITVVVEGAPEAGPEELDAEELVRRVRVREEAGERRKEAIAAVAVEAGVPKRVVFDAVVAAKRAGGGAGGGAENPL, from the coding sequence GTGACTGGAACCCTTGTCCTCGCAGGTACCCCCATCGGCGACATCGCGGACGCGCCGCCCCGGCTTGCCGAGGAGCTGGCCGGCGCCGACATCGTCGCCGCCGAGGACACGCGGCGGCTGCGCCGGCTCACCCAGGCGCTCGGCGTCCTGCCCAAGGGGCGTGTCGTGTCGTACTTCGAGGGCAACGAGTCCGCCCGCACACCGGAGCTGGTCGAGGAGCTGCTCGGCGGCGCGCGCGTGCTGCTCGTGACCGACGCCGGCATGCCGTCCGTCTCCGACCCTGGCTACCGGCTGGTCGCGGCGGCCGTCGAGAAGGACATCCGGGTCACCGCGGTGCCCGGCCCGTCCGCCGTGCTCACCGCGCTCGCCCTGTCCGGGCTGCCCGTCGACCGCTTCTGCTTCGAGGGCTTCCTGCCGCGCAAGGCGGGCGAACGGCTGTCCCGGCTGCGCGAGGTCGCCGGCGAGCGGCGCACCCTCGTCTACTTCGAGGCCCCCCACCGGCTCGACGACACCCTCGCCGCCATGGCCGAGGTCTTCGGCACGGACCGGCGGGCCGCCGTCTGCCGTGAGCTGACCAAGACGTACGAGGAGGTCCGGCGCGGTCCGCTGGACGAGCTGGCGCGCTGGGCCGCGGAGGGGGTGCGCGGGGAGATCACCGTCGTGGTCGAAGGGGCGCCCGAGGCCGGGCCCGAGGAACTCGACGCGGAGGAGCTCGTGCGGCGGGTGCGGGTGCGGGAGGAGGCCGGGGAGCGGCGCAAGGAGGCGATCGCGGCGGTGGCCGTGGAGGCGGGGGTGCCGAAGCGGGTGGTGTTCGATGCCGTCGTCGCCGCCAAGCGCGCCGGCGGCGGCGCCGGGGGCGGTGCCGAAAACCCCCTCTGA
- a CDS encoding TatD family hydrolase — protein sequence MPSNAGQSSRDDKTDKTDKNSAPPLPAPLQVPVADSHTHLDMQSGTVEEGLAKAASVGVTTVVQVGCDIKGSRWAAETAAAYDSVHATVALHPNEAPRIVHGDPDGWSRQGAREPGGDAALDEALAEIDRLAGLPQVKGVGETGLDYFRTGPEGKAAQERSFRAHIEIAKRHGKALVIHDRDAHADVLRVLKEEGAPERTVFHCYSGDAAMAEICAREGYFMSFAGNVTFKNAQNLRDALAVAPLELVLVETDAPFLTPAPYRGRPNAPYLIPVTVRAMAAVRGIDEDALATALAANTARAFDY from the coding sequence ATGCCTTCGAACGCCGGCCAGAGCTCCAGGGACGACAAGACCGACAAGACCGACAAGAACAGCGCCCCGCCGCTTCCGGCACCCCTCCAGGTGCCCGTCGCCGATTCCCACACCCACCTCGACATGCAGTCGGGCACGGTCGAGGAGGGCCTCGCCAAGGCCGCGTCGGTGGGTGTGACGACCGTCGTCCAGGTCGGCTGCGACATCAAGGGCTCGCGCTGGGCCGCCGAGACCGCGGCGGCGTACGACAGCGTCCACGCCACCGTCGCCCTGCACCCCAACGAGGCCCCGCGCATCGTGCACGGCGACCCCGACGGCTGGTCGCGGCAGGGCGCCCGGGAGCCGGGCGGTGACGCGGCGCTGGACGAGGCCCTGGCCGAGATCGACCGGCTGGCCGGGCTGCCGCAGGTCAAGGGCGTCGGCGAGACGGGCCTGGACTACTTCCGCACCGGCCCCGAGGGCAAGGCGGCCCAGGAGCGGTCCTTCCGCGCCCACATCGAGATCGCCAAGCGGCACGGCAAGGCGCTCGTCATCCACGACCGTGACGCCCACGCCGACGTGCTGCGCGTGCTGAAGGAGGAGGGCGCCCCCGAGCGCACCGTCTTCCACTGCTACTCCGGCGACGCCGCCATGGCGGAGATCTGCGCGCGCGAGGGCTACTTCATGTCCTTCGCAGGCAACGTCACCTTCAAGAACGCCCAGAACCTGCGCGACGCGCTCGCCGTCGCCCCCCTGGAGCTGGTCCTCGTGGAGACCGACGCGCCCTTCCTGACCCCGGCGCCCTACCGGGGCCGGCCCAACGCGCCCTATCTGATCCCGGTCACGGTGCGCGCGATGGCCGCCGTGCGCGGCATAGACGAGGACGCGCTGGCGACCGCCCTGGCCGCCAACACCGCCCGCGCCTTCGACTACTGA